From Rhinopithecus roxellana isolate Shanxi Qingling chromosome 17, ASM756505v1, whole genome shotgun sequence, one genomic window encodes:
- the ASPRV1 gene encoding retroviral-like aspartic protease 1: MAGSGARSEEGRRQHAFVPEHFDGANVVPNLWLHRFEIISDLNHWDHITKLRFLKESLRGEALDIYNGLSPQDQGDYGTVKETLLKAFGVPGAAPSHLPKEIVFANSMGKGYYLKGKIGKVPVRFLVDSGAQVSVVHPNLWEEVTDGDLDTLQPFESVVKVANGAEMKILGVWDTAVSLGKLKLKAQFLVANASAEEAIIGTDVLQDHNAVLDFEHRTCTLKGKKFRLLPVGGSLEDEFDLELIEEDPSSEEGRQELSH; encoded by the coding sequence ATGGCCGGGAGCGGAGCCAGGAGTGAGGAAGGCCGCCGGCAGCATGCCTTCGTCCCGGAACATTTTGATGGGGCCAATGTGGTCCCAAACCTCTGGCTGCACCGCTTTGAAATCATCAGCGACCTCAACCATTGGGACCATATCACCAagctcaggttcctgaaagagtCCCTCAGAGGAGAGGCCCTGGACATCTACAATGGGCTCAGTCCCCAGGACCAGGGAGACTACGGGACTGTGAAAGAGACCCTCCTGAAGGCCTTTGGGGTCCCTGGGGCTGCCCCCAGCCACCTGCCCAAAGAGATCGTCTTTGCCAACAGCATGGGTAAGGGCTACTATCTCAAGGGGAAGATTGGTAAAGTGCCCGTGAGGTTCCTGGTGGACTCTGGGGCCCAGGTCTCTGTGGTCCACCCAAACTTGTGGGAGGAGGTCACCGATGGGGATCTGGACACTCTGCAGCCCTTTGAGAGCGTGGTAAAGGTGGCCAATGGTGCTGAAATGAAGATCCTGGGTGTCTGGGATACAGCAGTGTCCCTAGGCAAGCTGAAGCTGAAGGCACAGTTCCTAGTGGCCAATGCAAGTGCTGAGGAAGCCATCATCGGCACTGATGTGCTCCAGGACCACAACGCTGTCCTGGACTTTGAGCACCGCACATGCACCCTGAAAGGGAAGAAGTTCCGCCTTCTGCCTGTGGGAGGGTCCCTGGAAGATGAGTTTGACCTGGAGCTCATAGAGGAGGACCCCTCCTCAGAAGAAGGGCGGCAGGAGCTCTCCCACTGA